GTGGGCACTTGAATTTGGACCGCTGACTCCTATCAGCGACTTGGGGGCCTGCATTTTTCCCGTGTAGGGCCTTAATTAGGggtttgttgttttggtttgggGAGACCCCAGCAGAGAAGGGAATACCTTGTGTAATAACTGCTTTGAACCGTGCTGATGGGCTTACTAGAACAGTTGAGCACCGTTGGTGGGTCCTGGTTCTATAGAGATGACTAGGATCTGGGTCCCTTTCTGCTGTACGTGAGGTTCTGAGTCAGCACTTTATGCAAAAGCTGAGACTGCGTAGAAAACGGGGTCAGTAGTCTGTCGGTTCTGTTAATTCTGGACTCACATCTTGGCCAAGGCTCTGCTTCTCACAGGTCTTGGATCTCTAGCCTGCAGGATGTCGGGGTGGAGAGGAATGCTGTTGAATTAAGTGATCAAAGGTCCCTTTTTCTTTGGCTGCTATTCTAGGATTGTGTCACATTTGATCCTTTGATGGTGACCTGGGTGGGAAAATAGTGCCACTAGTCCTGGGAAGGGGATTAGTAGTAACCTCTTGGCGCTGAGGACTTTGCTTTGTTGGCCTCTAGACAGATCTCCTAAGAAAGCAAAAGAGGGACTTCAGGGCATGTCCCAGGACCTGTCTCCTTACGAGGTGCTTGTGGCTCATCCTCTAGGCCTCCGGTGTGGCTGTCTCTGATGGGGTCATCAAAGTGTTCAACGACATGAAAGTGCGTAAGTCGTCGACACCAGAGGAAGTGAAGAAGCGCAAGAAGGCGGTGCTCTTCTGCCTGAGTGAGGACAAGAAGAACatcatcctggaggagggcaaggagaTCCTGGTGGGTGACGTGGGCCAGACAGTAGACGACCCTTATGCCACCTTTGTCAAGATGCTGCCAGACAAGGACTGCCGCTACGCCCTCTATGACGCAACCTATGAGACCAAGGAGAGCAAGAAGGAGGACCTGGTGTTCATCTTCTGGTGAGCTCCTCTTGCAGGCACTTTCCCCTTTCACCTGCTCGatctctgccccacccccctttcccaggacaggaaggtctgTGGCTCTGGCTTAATCCAGACGCCTGTGTGTCAGAGGAGGgtgttgtaataaaaaaaaaaaaaatttgtcaatGAGGAACTTGATGAAAGCGTGAATGCTCGGGCCCAGCTCAGGGGTTTCTGGAAGTTATTTATCGCTTGAGGGCACTTGCTGGGTTTGGAGGCAAGTTCTCTTGATTCTGTTTTCTTGCAGGGCCCCTGAGTGTGCACCCCTTAAGAGCAAAATGATCTATGCCAGCTCCAAGGATGCCATCAAGAAGAAGCTGACAGGTAAGGGCCAGCACTGGTGGTGCCATATGCCCTTGTGCTCGGGCCTTGGTTGCTGGGTGGGGTGAATGGCATGGCCCAGGAGATCCCTGCCTGCTGGAAGGTAGCCTGGTTCCCTCCATCTGTTCAGACTGGCTCCTTCCCAGCcacagcaccccccacccccacccttcctgCTCACAGATGCTCCCCCTTCTTCCCCACAGGGATCAAGCATGAATTACAAGCAAACTGCTACGAAGAGGTCAAGGACCGCTGCACCCTTGCAGAGAAGCTGGGGGGCAGCGCCGTCATCTCCCTGGAGGGCAAGCCTTTGTGAGCCCCCTCCAGCCCCCTGCCTGGAGCATCTGGCAGCCCCAGACCTGCCCACGGGGGTTGCAGGCTGCCCCCTTCCTGCCAGACCGGAGGGGCTGGGGGGATCCCAGCAGGGGGAGGGCAGTCCCTTCACCCCAGTTGCCAAACagtcccacccccccaccccctggaccttcctcctccctccacccctgacGGTTCTGGCCTTCCCAAACCGCTTTTGATCTTGATTCCTCTTGGGTTGAAACAGACCAAGTTCCGCCCCCCCTCCAGGAACCCCTGTTTGGGGGGGggcctgtattttttttaacgACACCCCAGTCCCCCACCTGTTCCTCCCCTTTCCCATGCTGCCAACTTCTAACCGCAATAGTGACTCTGTGCTTGTCTATTTAGTTCTGTGTATAAATGGAATGTTGTGGAGATGACCCCTCCCTGTGCCGcctgcttcccctcccccctttccTCTGGTCACAGCCACTCATGGAAGCAGGACCAGTAAGGgaccttcaatttaaaaaaaaaaaaagaaaaaccacaataAAAAGGCTCACTAATGGGATGTTTGTTTCAAGGTTGGGGACCTTGTACGGGAGGCGGGGTGGGAGAATGAGCAGCATCTCCTCTGTACCCACCTCTCCAGCCCCCACACACCCTCATTTGACCCCTGTGACTGGCTGAGCCTCCTTTTCTGACAGTTCCCATTCTTCATTTTATAGCTGGCACCAGGCTGGCTGTCTAGGAGGTAGCTCAGCCAGGGTGTGTCTGCTGCTGCCTGCAGGGGTCCCTTGAACAGAGGGGCTTCCTGCCTGAACTGACTGCTTCTGTTGCCTTGATCCAGGCAGGCAACAGGATGGCGAGGCCTGTCCTCTTATTCCCCATGCAGCCTTCCCAGATGTGGGCCGTGAAACTGCAAGTCACTGGTTGCCTCTCGAGCTTGTTCTCTGCCTTCAGTAGTTGGTCTTTGCTCTGCCTTCTCCCCTGGGTAGCTGACTCATTATTGAGGGCTGGGTCCAGTGGCTGCTGTGAGTCAGAAGCCAGGTTGAGCCTTTGGCCTTAAGCAGCTGTCTGGGGTCTAGGGTGGGGCCGGCCAGGTGGAGCCCAGGACTTCAGACCTAGGTGTCTTGGGCACCACCTTCCTGGTGTTTAACCAGGAGGGTGTTGGCTGGAGCCTCAAGCCTCTTGCCAACTTTGCTGTGGGCTCTTTCCAGACTACTTTGGGTTTCCACCTGCCCCACAGGTAAAGGTGGAAGTCTTGCCCTAGGGGTGGTGGTAATGCAGGATTTATACTTCCCCCACCCAGCTTCCCCATCAACTAAAAAGCTGCCTGGAATTAAAGATTGTTCCTTGGAACTTGCCAGTATTTCTGAAAGGGAGGCAGAAAGGCGTATTCCATTTTCTAATTAGGAAATGGGtgcagagtatttttaattagttttatgtGTGGTCTGTGCCAGGGTTTATAAGGGGGTGGTGGCACGCCTTGACTGCTCCTGGGTTCCAAGTTCTGGCTCTTGTCCCTTGATACACAGAGCTTCCTGGCACTCTGGAGAGTGGCTGAAGACATTGCAGGGTGTGTCCCAGGGTCTGGCCTCTACCACGGTCCCCTTGCAGAGGATGTACCTGGTGGGCCCGGGAACTGGAATGTCAGGACAAGCAAGCCTCCTTATAAAACCAGGTTTTTTACTTGTGAGCAAGCTGGAGACAAATGAACTCAAATGGACCAGCAGTGGGTGGAGGCTGTCCCTGTCTCTAGGGAGGGGAGGTCACAGTCCCCGGGCTTCCCCTGGTTGGGGCTCTGCTTAGCTCTGGCCAAGTGTGGTGTCCATGCTGCTCTGACTCCCTCTGGCAGGGCCTGGCAccttggggcaggggtggggcttGCCCTGAGAAGGGGCATAGTAAGTGGCTCCTAGGGCTGGAAGGCAGCCTGTCTGGAGTGGGAGATCTGGGGGCTTTTGGTAGCTCTAAGGCTCCCCCTTGAGGATGACAAGGGTGCTCCGGAGAAGCAGGGTGCTGGCCTGTGGAGGAGTTCATGTCGTCTCCTCCCTGCTGTTGCCCCACCTTGAATGACTCCTCTGTCCGCAGTCCTGTCCTACTGTTCACTGAGGCCTTGCTACTGATGAGAAGGGAAGGGTCCTGGTCAAAACGGGGAACCCTGGCCCTCCACAGCTGGGGTGCTTGTGCCAgccaactccccccacccccaccagctccACCCCTGCTCCCAAGTGCCAAGAAACTAGAGACCCAGGGTGGGAGGCCAGGAAGACAGCAAGAGGGCTCCGTGAGGCTGGAGGGCTCACTTTGGTGTGTTTGAGCTCCAGCTCGCCCAGCTCAGTGAGGTTCTCATGGAAGGAAGATCCATGGGATTTGAAGTCAGCTCTGGAGAGGAGAGCAATGACGACCCTGGCAGGGTGGCCCGTGCAGCAGCAGGGCTCGCGGGGCACGGGGCTTAGCCTGCCTGGCTGAGTCCGAGAGGCACAGGGTTGATGGCTCTCCGTAGCCCACACCTGGTTGATGGTGCGGGCCCTGTCCAGCGCCTTGTTGGCATTCTTGTAGTCTGCCAGAGCCAGCAGCTGCCAGGACAGCAGTCCTGGGGCCGGCAAGGGCACAGGATCCTTGACCCATGGCCCTCGCCTGCCTGCCCCCCCGGGTGGCTCAGCCCCCTGGCCTCCAGCCCGGAGGCTTGCTCTGGGGCCATCTCTAGCCTTGGCTGCCTGGGAGTCTCGCATGTAGTATCTCAGCATATCCGACAGCTTCAGGTCCTCGTTAAGAGGCCACTTGGCCCTCCAGCTCCTGAAGCAAGAAGGTGGAGGCTGGGGACGGAGCTGGCAGAGGGGCTGCTAAGGACAGGGGTGCTGCTGTCCCTCTAAATACCTAGCAGAGTCACCTGATATCCACTCTATGTCAAGCACTCATGTTCACGGGGGCAGGCCAGTGAAGGCTTCACAAAGCAGTTGGCCTCAGACCTAGATCTCTGGGGTTGAGTAGGGGTTAGACAACAGGCAAAGGCTTTGCAGGTGTGCAAGCCAGGTATGATTTTAGAGAACTTTAAGTTCAGTAGGGCAGTTGGGTGGCAGTGGCCAGAGCATACCAGGCTTAAAATGCAAGCTAGGAACTCTGGGCTTTGTGTCTTGGGCAGTTCCTGGAAGGGACAGGGTCACCGAAGGGCCCTGAGCAGGGAAGAGATGAGGAGCAACGGACATTTTAGAAAGATTGGCACACTGCAGTGACTTTCTTGGCGAAGAGTTCAGGAAGTGTGTCTGGGACAGAATGTTGGCAGCACAGCACAGTGCCAAAGGCACGTGGCACATCCTGGTAAAGGCCTTGCCAAACCcatttcccacctcctcccccatcaCCACATGTGCACACACTTGAGGCTGGATCCCTGACTTCACTCTCACTAAAAGTGAGAGTGTGGAGAGTGAGCCCAGGGCTTCATCCGGCCCAAGTTATCACTGAAAGATCCCAAAACGATCCTGGAGCCTTCCCCCAGCCCAGGACACTCTCTTCCCTGCAAAGGATCATGATCACCTTTCAACACAGAAGGCAGTACTCACCCTTAACCGTTCAAAGAGCTCTGCCAATTTGAAGAAGCTCttaggaggcagtggggaggagtTAGGGCAGGGGTCTTAGCAGGTGCTTAAAGTCTCCCTGCCCTTAGGGGAAATCTCTTTCTCTACCAAAGCCAAACAGGAGCTTCTGCACCTCCCACTAGAGCTGATAGGAGACTTCCACATAGTGACCCCTGATGGACAGACACAGTATTACAGGGATAGAAAGGGGAGAGGGGCCAGAGGGAATCCTCACGTCTTTAGCTGGTTTGACTTCCTGTGATCCCAGACTGCTCAGTGCAGCTGAGATAGGCATGTAATCATCTGCCAGGCTTGCTGGGATACAGCCTCCCATCAGAGCCCCTTGGCCCACCTGTCAAGCCCCACCATGGGTGTCTGTGGCCATGGGCAGACACAGGAAATTTCCTCTCTGGGGAGTATGCCACTGGGTAGAGAAGGTGGGGAATCCAGGGCCCCTGGAGTTCTGCGTACACTCATGAGTGCATGACTTGGTCTGCCCACAGACAGGCGTCCTGGATGCAGGTGTGGTACTCCAGCAGGAAGGTCCTCTCATGCTCAAAGAAGTCATCCACCTCCTATGGGAGCCAGACAGGACCCACTtatactgagccaccagaagcagAGCAGCTAAGGGCTCCCAAGGGTGGCACAATCTCCCCCTAGGCCAGAACCCCCAGTGGCTTCCCTCCCACAGCCACCCAGAGCCTCAGTCCTTGCTGTGGACTTGAGGCCCTGGGTTGAATCCAGAGAAGGGGCCTAGGAGTCACCTTGAGCCCTGACATCCCAGTGATGGAGGGCTTCGTCTGCAGACTTCATGATATTCCTCAGAAACCCAAGGTGCTCCTTCCTGTTCTTTCCTCGGACAGTCAGCTGAGACACACATGGGGAGGGGGTCGATGTTGCAGGGGGAGGGCATTAGCACCTCCCACCCCAGGCACATGCCACTCTCAGAGCTGATGAGTTGGAGGCCTGAGCCCACTTAAGAgtcctgtcccccaccccaggggTGACCCCAGCTCACATCCTGGCTATATTccaaaaagacaaagaagttgTGGTCTCGACACAAGGTGGGGTGAGCTGCCAGTCGCTGCAGAGAGACTTCATGGATCGTAACTGTCTTCTTGAAGATAGCCAGGTATTCCCCACAGAGGACAGGAGGCAGCTCACAGGTCCCTTGCTGGCTCCCATCATcctgccccttcccctttggCAGCCCCAGAGTAAGGAGCAGGGTCCCTAAACATTCACAGAGGGTAGTCAGGAGGGAAACCCTGGGCCTCTCAGGTGAGATTGGGCTGGGGCTTTGTCAGGCAGACAAGAAAGGGAGGCAAGGGACTTcctagaggttaagaatctgccttgtaatgcagggaatgcaggttggatccctagtcaggaaacttaAAAGATTCCCACATTCTGAGGAGCAActagcctgtgcaccacaactaagagtctgtgtaccacaactaagacccgacgaAGTCAGAATAAtaagtaaatgttaaaaaaaagaaagaaaaggaggcagCACTcacgcttcaagctcctgcttCATTTTGGCAAACTCTTGCCGTGTGATTGAGCGGTCTTCCTCATCCAGCTTCTGCAGTTTTTCCTTTGAAGCCTCAAAGAGTCTGACCGTGGAGGGGCAGGGGGATCTGCTCAAAGGAGGACAGAGCTGGGAGACCTCTCATTATCTAGATGGCCGTCACCCGCACCCTGAAGCCTGGccctgcctccccacctcccctgagGGCCCAGGCCGGCTCCCCCTCACAGGGACACTGGCATACCCCCTGTTCTCCCAGGCTGGCTCCTGCTCACGGGGAGACTGGCGTACCCCCTGTTCTCCCAGGCTGGCTCCCCCTCACAGGGAGGCCGGCATACACCTCCCTCGTAGGCATCGTGCAGCCAGATGAACTCCTCATGCTGTCGCATGACGGAGAACTCAGTCTGGGCGAAGTGAGGCAGGCAGCTCCGGAAGCTGAGAAGCCTATCTGAGGggtctcccctcccctgccccctgcaagTCCAACACCCACCAAGCTTCCTGCGCACCCACTTTTGGGCCACCCCTGTCCCACATGCCAGGTGAGGCTCAAGTTGGGGCTCTCGTGTTCCTGATCACCCTCAGGAGGGTAGACACGGATGGTAGCACTTGGGGCCTTGGGAAAAGGCAGTCAGAGACTAGATGAGACGCTCTCTTTCTCAGAGGGCCAGGGGGCGAGAGCCAGGTTGAGAGGCCGGGCCCAAAGGCTCTGTTGGCATCTGCCCACCGGGTGAGCCAGGCTGCTCGGGCTCCTGAAGCCTCCTTCGGCAGCCACCGGAACCACACCCCTGCTCCCGGTGCAATGTTACCTTGGTCtgaacaatgaatttcaccttgtCCCGCTCCGCTCGCTGACGGCATCAGAGATCTCCACCTGCAAGGAGCTGTCTCCCTGCAGGCCCACTGACATGGAGGAGGCCTGTGGGAGGGCCCTGACGTGACTGACCACTGCCACCCCCATCCTGGCCGCAGGCTTCCAGTCCTCCTGCAGAGCCACCTCAAAGTGTTATTTCCACCATGCCCTGGGGTCACTGGCTGCACCCCGTCACACACACCAAAGATCCTGGTAAGTCACTGCTCAGGGCTTCACAATGATACTTTCCCACCCGGCCATCCTCTGAAGTAGGCAGAATTTGCCCCATTTTATAGGCCCAGAGGCTGCCACCCCCAGAGAGGTGAAATAATGTGGCCTGAACCACACAGCTGCCACATGGCAGGGGCAGATTGGAACAGTTTTTCAATTCCACATCCCACGTGCTTCCTCAGCTACCTGCCCAGCCCTTCCCAGCTGGTTACCTCAGGTACCTCTCACCAGGTGTAAAGACAGTCCCACCCCTTTCTGAGGGGTTCCTGAGACCATTCCATTCACTACGTTTAGTGTCAAGAGGCACAGACTTATAGGTCAAGCACTTGTATCTCTCCAAATGAAAAGATCCCTAAGGCACCAAGCTACTAGTTCATTCTTGCACTGAGCTATCTCAATATGCATTTACTGAACACCTGCTCTGTCCATACCACTGGGCCAGGAGGTACTAGGGAGAAGGTCAGAAGTCACTCTCGCTCCAAGCACAGCTCACTTCTCACCCTCAGaggcctccctgtctcctctCATGGGCTTTGGCCTATGTTTAGGATGCTGACGGATCACTCATAGATTAATTTTATCTGGCCCTGAGCTTCATATAACAATGTAGTTACACAGAAcacactcttttgtgaccatgtTCTTTAACGATACCCATCTATGTCGTTGAGCATGGTGGTTCTTTTTCACTGCTGTGTGGTGTCCCACTCTATGACCACATCATGGTTTATCTAGTCTACTGCTGTTGGTGCTCATTTggattattataaataaagctaccATGAACATTCTTGCATATTATCTTTTGAGGGACCTAAGTACTCATTTCTGTTGGGTATGAGAACTGCTTGGTCAGAGAGTAGGCACATGTTTAAAATGCTTTCATAGATACTGCCAAACAGTTTCCCAAGCTGATTGTtctaatttacactcccaccagcactGTATGGAAGTTCCAGGTGCCTTTGTCAGTTATATGTGTTGTCAATATCCACAGCTCTATGGGATGTGTTTtcactctcttattttttttctctttttttaatttatggaatgcttcacgaatttgcgtgtcatccttgcgcaggggccatgctaatcttctctgtatcattccagttTTAGTATATCTGCTGCTGAAGcaagccttttcactctcttaatgGCTTATAATTCTACAAGCTCAACAAACCAATCTTTTCTTTTGTGGTTAAGGATGTTTTTGTACTCTTAAAGAAACACTCCCACCCCAAAGTCATGaagatattctattttttttcttccacaaacagttttaggtctatgatccattttcatatatttatatgtaggtctatgatccatttaaTTCACTTTGTATATAGCGTAAACTGTGGGTTGTGATTTATTTCTGCCACATAAATAGCCAGTGGTTTTAGCACTATTTGTTTAAAAACATTGTATTTGcacttatccatcagagggaagacaaaatgaaaaccacaatcacagaaaactaagcaatctgatcacatggaccccagccttgtctaactcaatgaaactatgagccatgccgtgtagggccacccaaggtggacgggtcatggtggagagttctgacaaaatgtggtccactggagaagggaatggcaaacctcttcaggattcttgccttgagaaccccatgaacagtacgaaaaggcaaaaagataggacactgaatgaTGAATtctccaggttggtaggtgcccaatatgctactgcagatcagtggagaaataactccagaaagaatgaagagacaaagccaaagcaaaaacaatacccagttgcggatgtgactggtgatagaagcaaggtctgaggctgtaaagggcaatattgcataggagcctggaatattaggtccacgaatcaaggcaaattgtaagtgatcaaataggagatggcaagagtgaacatcgacaaatttaggaatcagtgaactaaaatggactggaatgggtgaatttaactcagatgaccattatatctattactatgggcaagaatcccttagaagaaatggagtagccgtcacagtcaacaagagtctgaaatgcagtacttggatgcaatctcaaaaacgacataatgatctctgtttgtttccaaggcaaactattcagtatcacagtagtccaagtctatgccctgaccaataatgctgaagaagctgaagttgaatggttctatgaagacctacaacaccttctagaactaacaccccaaaagatgtctttttcattataggagactggaatgcaaaagtaggaagccaagaaatacctggagtaacaggcaaatttggtcttatagtacagaatgaagcagggcaaaggctaacagagttttgccaagagaacgcgctGGTCatcgcaaacaccctcttccaacaatacaagagaagactctacacatggacatcaccagatggtcaataccgaaatcagactgattatattctttgcagccaaagatggagaagctctatacagtcagcaaaaacaagactgggagctaactgtggctcagatcatgaactcattgccaaattcagacttaaattgaagaaagtagggaaaacctctagaccattcaggtatgacctaaatcaaatcccttacaactatacagtggaagtgacaaatagattcaagggattagatctgatagacagagtgcctgaagaactatggacgaaggttcatgacattgtacaggaggcagtgatcaagactatctccaagaaaaagaaatgcaaaaaggcaaatggttgtctgaggaggccttacaaatagctgtgaaaagaagagaagctaaaggcaaaggagaaaaggaaagatatacccatttgaatgcagagttccaaagaatagcaaggagatataagaaagccttcctcagtgatcaatgcaaagaaatagaggaaaacaatagaatgggaaagactagagatctcttcaagaaaattagagataccaagggaacatttaatgcaaacatgggcacaacaaaggagagaaacaatatgcacctaacagaagcagaagatattaagaagaggtagcaagaatacacagaagaattgtacaaaaaaagatcttcacgacccagataaccatgatggtgtgatcactcatctagagccagacatcctggaatgcgaagtcaagtgggtcatgggaagcatcactaggaacaaagctagtggacgtgatggaattccagttgagctatttcaaatgctaaaagatgatgctgtgaaagtgctgcactcaatatgccagcaaatttggaaaactcagcagtagccacaggactggaaaaggtcagttttcattccaatccctaagaaaggcaatgccaaagaatgcttaaactattgcacaattgcactcatctcacacactagcaaagtaatgttcaaaattctccaagccaggcttcaacagcaggtgaaccatgaacttccagatgttcaagttagattgtgaaaagccagaggaaccagaaatcaaattgccaacatctgctggatcatcaaaaaagcaagagagttccagaaaaacatctatttctgctttattgactacgccaaagcctttgactgtgtggatcacaacaaactgtggaaaattctttaagtgataggaataccagaccacctgacctgcctcctgagaaatctgtatgcaggtcaagaagcaacagttagaactggacatggaacaacagactggttccaaattgggaaaggagtatgtcaaggctgtatattgtcaccctgcttatttaacttatatgcagagtacaccatgagaaacgctgggctggatgaagcatgagctgaaatcaagactgcagggagaaatatcaataacctcagatatgcagatgacgccacacttatggtagaaagcgaagaagaactaaagagcctcttgatgaaagtgaaagaggagagtgaaaaagttggcttaaaattcaacattcagaaaactaagatcatggtatcttgtcccatcatttcatgacaaataagtggggaaacaatggaaacagtgacagtctttattttggggggcttcaaaatcactgcagatggtgactgcagccatgaaattaaaagacacttgctccttggaagaaaagttatgacctagacagcatattaaaaagcagatattactttggcaacaaaggtccatctagtcaaagctatggtttttccaggagtcatgtatggatgtgagagttggactataaagaaagataagcgctgaaaaattgatgcttttgaactgtggtgttgcagaagactcttgagagtcccttggactaaaaggagatccaaccagtctgtcctaaaggaaatcagtccagaatgttcattggaagaactgatgttgaagctgaaactccaatactttggccacctgatccgaagagctcactcatttgaaaagaccctgatgttgggaaagattgaaggcaggaggagaaggggatgacagaggatgagatggttggatggcatcaccaactcaatggacatgagtttgagtaagctctgggagttggtaatgtacagggaagcctgttgtgctgcagtccatggggttgcaaagaatcggacacgactgagcgactgaactgaactgatttgcacTATGATTTGTTTTGGTGTACACCCTGGCAGAAAATCAACTGACTTCAAAAGTGATCAGTTCTGTATtccctattctgttccactgatacACATCTATATTTTTGATATCACACTATCCTGATTATT
Above is a genomic segment from Dama dama isolate Ldn47 chromosome 2, ASM3311817v1, whole genome shotgun sequence containing:
- the CFL1 gene encoding cofilin-1 — translated: MASGVAVSDGVIKVFNDMKVRKSSTPEEVKKRKKAVLFCLSEDKKNIILEEGKEILVGDVGQTVDDPYATFVKMLPDKDCRYALYDATYETKESKKEDLVFIFWAPECAPLKSKMIYASSKDAIKKKLTGIKHELQANCYEEVKDRCTLAEKLGGSAVISLEGKPL
- the SNX32 gene encoding LOW QUALITY PROTEIN: sorting nexin-32 (The sequence of the model RefSeq protein was modified relative to this genomic sequence to represent the inferred CDS: deleted 6 bases in 4 codons; substituted 3 bases at 3 genomic stop codons) gives rise to the protein MGVAVVSHVRALPQASSMSVGLQGDSSLQVEISDAVSEERDKVKFIVQTKSCLPHFAQTEFSVMRQHEEFIWLHDAYEGDNERSPSSVLLXADPPAPPRSDFEASKEKLQKLDEEDRSITRQEFAKMKQELEAXLPPVLCGEYLAIFKKTVTIHEVSLQRLAAHPTLCRDHNFFVFLEYSQDLTVRGKNRKEHLGFLRNIMKSADEALITGMSGLKEVDDFFEHERTFLLEYHTCIQDACLWADQVMHSXVHPCLADDYMPISAALSSLGSQEVKPAKDSFFKLAELFERLRELEGQVASNEDLKLSDMLRYYMRDSQAAKDPVPLPAPGLLSWQLLALADYKNANKALDRARTINQVWATESHQPCASRTQPGRLSPVPREPCSDFKSHGSSFHENLTELGELELKHTKASTLLLRSTLVILKGEP